The Fibrobacterota bacterium genome includes a window with the following:
- a CDS encoding HAD family phosphatase gives MLGAIFDWDGVVIDSSRHHEESWNRLAREEGRELPAGHFLKGFGMKNEAIIPGILGWTHDEAEIRRLSLRKEVLYREIIREWGIEPLPGVRPFLDGLAAAGIPRVIGSSTHRLNITASLEILGMAGYFTRQEPCDLIVSAEDVRRGKPDPEVFLLAAARIGVPPARCLVFEDAPMGIEAALAGGMRAIGVASTHGAGVLSKAHRVVRRLDELSATGLEPLFR, from the coding sequence ATGCTGGGCGCCATTTTCGATTGGGACGGTGTGGTCATCGACTCCTCGCGCCACCATGAGGAAAGCTGGAACCGCTTGGCGCGCGAAGAAGGCCGCGAACTTCCTGCAGGCCACTTCCTCAAAGGCTTCGGGATGAAGAACGAAGCCATCATCCCGGGCATCCTCGGCTGGACCCATGACGAAGCGGAAATCCGGCGCCTGTCCCTGCGCAAAGAGGTGCTCTACCGCGAGATCATCAGGGAATGGGGGATCGAACCCCTGCCCGGAGTGAGGCCTTTCCTGGACGGCTTGGCCGCAGCCGGGATTCCGCGCGTGATAGGATCTTCCACGCATCGCCTGAACATCACCGCTTCCTTGGAGATCCTGGGCATGGCGGGCTATTTCACCCGCCAGGAACCTTGCGACTTGATCGTGTCGGCGGAAGACGTCCGGCGCGGCAAACCGGATCCCGAGGTTTTCCTTCTGGCCGCCGCCCGTATCGGCGTTCCTCCGGCGCGCTGCCTGGTCTTCGAGGATGCGCCCATGGGAATCGAGGCCGCCTTGGCCGGAGGCATGCGGGCCATCGGGGTCGCCTCCACCCATGGCGCGGGCGTGCTGTCCAAAGCCCATCGCGTCGTCCGCCGCCTGGACGAACTCTCGGCCACCGGCTTGGAACCCCTTTTCCGGTAA
- a CDS encoding peroxiredoxin, with amino-acid sequence MPAAKPPKKTATARAVPAKGALSGATHGPQPGDKAPAFKLADENGKTVSLADFKGKQVVLYFYPKDSTPGCTTEACDFRDNLNRIAKTGAVVLGVSADSAESHRKFKEKQGLNFPLLSDPDRKAIEAYGVWQEKSLYGRAGHVDEVLAALK; translated from the coding sequence ATGCCAGCCGCCAAGCCCCCCAAAAAGACCGCCACGGCGCGCGCCGTACCGGCGAAAGGTGCCTTAAGCGGCGCCACCCACGGGCCTCAGCCCGGTGATAAAGCTCCCGCATTCAAGCTCGCGGATGAGAACGGCAAGACCGTTTCCTTGGCCGATTTCAAGGGCAAGCAGGTGGTGCTGTATTTCTATCCCAAGGACTCCACCCCGGGATGCACCACCGAAGCCTGCGACTTCCGCGACAACCTGAATCGCATCGCCAAGACGGGAGCGGTCGTGCTCGGCGTCAGCGCGGATTCGGCCGAATCCCACCGGAAGTTCAAGGAAAAGCAGGGACTTAATTTCCCCCTCTTGAGCGATCCCGACCGTAAGGCCATCGAAGCCTACGGGGTCTGGCAGGAGAAGTCCCTCTACGGACGGGCCGGGCACGTAGATGAGGTCCTGGCGGCCTTGAAATAA
- a CDS encoding YbhB/YbcL family Raf kinase inhibitor-like protein produces the protein MQLYSPAFLENGYIPDKYTCDGENISPPLHIKGVSPKALSLVLIVQDPDALTGEWVHWTVWNMNAATRVISENSVPDGSVEGDTDYELPAWAGPCPRWGVHRYQFRLYALDVKLDLGSRANRAQLDKAMQGHILDRADLVGLYGRDPIRAASDNWIERKVSN, from the coding sequence ATGCAACTATATAGCCCCGCCTTCCTCGAGAACGGTTACATCCCGGATAAATACACTTGCGACGGGGAGAACATTAGCCCTCCTTTGCATATCAAAGGCGTGTCGCCGAAGGCCCTCAGCTTGGTGTTGATCGTGCAAGACCCGGATGCGCTTACGGGGGAATGGGTGCATTGGACCGTATGGAACATGAACGCGGCTACCCGCGTCATCAGCGAGAACAGCGTGCCCGACGGTTCCGTGGAAGGCGATACCGATTATGAGTTGCCGGCCTGGGCCGGGCCCTGCCCGCGCTGGGGCGTCCATCGCTACCAGTTCCGGCTATATGCCCTCGACGTGAAACTGGATCTGGGTTCGCGCGCCAACAGGGCGCAGCTCGACAAGGCCATGCAAGGGCACATACTCGATCGCGCCGATCTGGTGGGATTGTACGGGCGGGACCCGATCCGCGCGGCCAGCGATAATTGGATCGAGCGCAAGGTCAGCAACTGA
- a CDS encoding NAD(P)H-dependent glycerol-3-phosphate dehydrogenase: protein MSAPETVGIVGGGSFGSALADMIGTKGHPVLHWHRTAEGAERFNATRENAKYLPGMKLSVNVTATADIAEVAHAARLIIVSVPSMHFRSVARRLGDYVDGSQILVSTTKGIEADSFKLMTEVLREETCCLKIGALSGPNLAKEIAAKMPSGTVIASRYEEVVRKTQEVLSGPYFRVYSNNDVYGVELGGVLKNAYAIATGLVASLKMGDNTIGMLITRALAEMSRFADKMGSNPLTFLGLAGVGDLVTTCTSPLSRNYRVGMMLGQGKTLEEAVAEIGEVAEGVNTVRIVREKAAQLGIRMHILEGLHALLFEGIGLPAVLKQLMNVPQMEDVEFAYRAERGAPTVPT, encoded by the coding sequence ATGAGCGCCCCGGAAACCGTAGGGATCGTAGGCGGGGGCAGCTTCGGTAGCGCCCTGGCGGACATGATCGGGACCAAGGGACATCCCGTTCTGCATTGGCACCGCACCGCCGAGGGGGCGGAGCGTTTCAACGCCACCCGCGAGAACGCCAAATACCTGCCCGGGATGAAATTGAGCGTCAACGTCACCGCTACCGCGGATATCGCGGAAGTGGCCCATGCCGCCCGGCTGATCATCGTTTCGGTGCCCAGCATGCATTTCCGATCGGTGGCGCGCCGCTTGGGCGATTACGTGGACGGAAGCCAAATCCTGGTATCGACCACCAAAGGCATCGAAGCCGATTCCTTCAAGCTGATGACCGAGGTGCTTCGCGAGGAAACCTGCTGCCTCAAAATCGGAGCCTTGAGCGGGCCTAATCTGGCCAAGGAGATCGCGGCCAAGATGCCCAGCGGCACCGTGATCGCGAGCCGTTACGAAGAGGTGGTCCGCAAAACGCAGGAAGTGCTTTCGGGCCCGTATTTCCGGGTCTACAGCAACAATGACGTGTACGGCGTCGAGCTGGGGGGCGTTCTCAAGAACGCCTATGCCATCGCCACCGGCCTGGTGGCGTCCCTCAAGATGGGCGACAACACCATCGGCATGCTGATCACCCGCGCCTTGGCCGAGATGAGCCGCTTCGCGGACAAGATGGGTTCGAATCCCCTGACCTTCCTGGGGCTCGCGGGCGTGGGCGATCTGGTTACCACCTGCACTTCTCCGCTGTCCCGCAATTACCGCGTGGGCATGATGCTCGGGCAGGGCAAGACCCTGGAAGAGGCCGTCGCGGAAATCGGCGAAGTGGCCGAGGGGGTCAACACCGTACGCATCGTGCGGGAGAAGGCGGCCCAGCTCGGCATCCGCATGCACATCCTGGAAGGCCTGCACGCGCTCCTCTTCGAAGGCATCGGTCTGCCCGCCGTGCTTAAGCAACTGATGAACGTTCCGCAAATGGAAGACGTCGAATTCGCGTATCGGGCGGAGCGTGGCGCCCCGACGGTACCCACCTGA
- a CDS encoding Hpt domain-containing protein, giving the protein MLAKAEIPYDRKALERLERVGGVALMGKVIDQFLEKVPQRMDDACDRGRAGDLGALGRAVESIATSAWNVGANEVGEMAGRINKLAAAGAKDVVLPLLCQLDDMLVHVNAWLQKEKTASGRRQG; this is encoded by the coding sequence ATGTTGGCGAAAGCGGAAATCCCTTATGATCGGAAGGCCCTGGAGCGTTTGGAGCGCGTCGGGGGCGTGGCCTTGATGGGGAAGGTCATCGACCAATTCCTCGAGAAGGTACCCCAGCGCATGGACGACGCCTGCGATCGCGGGCGCGCGGGCGACCTGGGCGCCCTAGGCCGCGCGGTGGAATCCATCGCCACTTCCGCTTGGAACGTAGGCGCCAACGAGGTGGGCGAGATGGCCGGGCGCATCAACAAGCTGGCCGCGGCCGGCGCCAAGGACGTGGTATTGCCCCTGTTATGCCAGCTCGACGACATGCTGGTGCACGTGAACGCCTGGTTGCAAAAGGAAAAGACCGCTTCGGGGCGCCGCCAGGGTTGA
- a CDS encoding peptidoglycan DD-metalloendopeptidase family protein, which translates to MIRTGLGLAALCLGTACQYESHRSVAIAPSPEAPKIACDTLSGRVKAGESFNTIVRGMALPAGEAQLLCAGIKSNFRFKLYAGQAYRLIRRLGPQGPQLDAFLLEDRYSNRQHVLRRPETAPAMAAATAPALPLAAQTASNAASSAATPASAANAPDAADPEARLDYSVSDIPVHLDTVAVNGALSNNLYDAFVSLGETGALIQQVTKIFAWDIDFFKDPRVGDAFSLLVEKKFGEDGSFRGYGKVLSAKYVNRGHEYYGILYRDAYYDQDGRSLEKMLMKAPLNYVRVSSPFASARLHPVLGITRPHWGIDYAGPLNTKIFAAGDGTIEYSKWVSGYGNTVKIRHNGVYNTYYGHLNGFAPGMRAGRRVRQGEVIAFMGRTGLATGVHLDYRVEYQGRYINPATLKMEAKAGVDKGEWQTFAAYRDVLLARMANPAFRNFAAAPRPSNPAVKTF; encoded by the coding sequence TTGATAAGAACCGGCCTAGGTTTAGCCGCCCTCTGTTTGGGCACCGCCTGCCAATACGAATCCCACCGTTCCGTCGCGATCGCCCCGTCGCCGGAAGCCCCGAAGATCGCCTGCGATACCTTGTCCGGCCGCGTCAAAGCGGGGGAAAGCTTTAATACCATCGTGCGCGGTATGGCCCTGCCCGCGGGGGAAGCCCAACTGCTCTGCGCCGGCATCAAGAGCAATTTCCGCTTCAAGCTGTATGCCGGCCAGGCGTATCGGTTGATTCGCCGCCTCGGCCCCCAAGGACCGCAACTGGACGCCTTCTTGCTCGAGGATCGCTATTCCAACCGCCAGCACGTTCTGCGTCGCCCCGAAACGGCCCCTGCCATGGCTGCCGCCACTGCGCCTGCCCTGCCCCTGGCCGCGCAGACCGCATCCAACGCTGCGTCCTCCGCCGCCACTCCTGCTTCCGCTGCAAATGCTCCGGACGCTGCGGACCCAGAAGCGCGTTTGGACTACTCGGTTTCCGACATTCCGGTGCACCTCGATACGGTGGCCGTGAATGGCGCCTTGAGCAATAACCTTTATGATGCGTTCGTCTCCCTGGGGGAGACCGGCGCGCTGATCCAGCAGGTGACGAAGATCTTCGCTTGGGACATCGACTTCTTCAAGGATCCGCGCGTTGGCGACGCTTTCAGCCTGTTGGTGGAGAAGAAATTCGGCGAGGACGGTTCCTTCCGCGGCTATGGCAAGGTGTTGTCCGCGAAGTACGTGAACCGGGGCCACGAATATTACGGCATCCTCTATCGCGACGCGTATTACGACCAAGACGGGCGCAGCCTCGAGAAAATGCTCATGAAGGCGCCCTTGAATTACGTGCGCGTCAGTTCGCCCTTCGCGAGCGCGCGCCTGCATCCCGTGCTCGGCATAACCCGCCCGCACTGGGGCATCGACTACGCGGGCCCGCTCAACACCAAGATTTTCGCCGCCGGCGACGGCACGATCGAATACTCCAAGTGGGTGAGCGGCTACGGGAATACCGTGAAGATCCGGCACAACGGCGTCTATAACACTTATTATGGTCACCTCAACGGATTCGCCCCCGGCATGCGCGCGGGACGGCGCGTGCGCCAGGGAGAGGTCATCGCGTTCATGGGCCGCACGGGCTTGGCCACCGGGGTTCATCTGGATTACCGGGTGGAGTACCAGGGACGTTACATCAATCCCGCCACCCTCAAGATGGAGGCGAAAGCCGGGGTGGACAAAGGCGAATGGCAAACCTTCGCCGCTTACCGGGACGTATTGCTGGCCCGCATGGCTAATCCCGCCTTCCGGAACTTCGCCGCCGCCCCCCGTCCCTCCAATCCCGCGGTCAAAACCTTTTGA
- a CDS encoding 1-acyl-sn-glycerol-3-phosphate acyltransferase gives MSEPGVLVPNLPGAAPPGASQSPRAGMPSDVGLRLTREQLEYVRSEVIRRTVEDHKELCRISKDLNLEILINDAVYQEQERLRSGKWGKDDKRQARFWGNVASQFHRVDDAGREKILESIAAMYVDEIMGYFNPVLHKFAAKVLPWGLKALLSRFSPASFLGYVGKRLSLEENLVISGPIDHIRALSDKATLIMTPTHVSNLDSVLIGLGLYQKRLPPFTYGAGLNLFGNPLVSFFLNNLGAYKVDRRKKNGVYKTALKHYATLSMELGQHNLFFPGGTRSRSGEVERKLKLGLLGCGVNVYISNLQEQKPNPDLFVVPCALSSALVMEARSLIEEHLQETGKSRYIRIRSDYSRPMRVLRFWRDLQHLDSRIHMQFGEPLDLFGNRVDLDGVSRDAHGRPVDRRKYVEVDGKPEHDPQRDQEYTRELGRAILDSFRRNNVAMSTHAAAFAAFAAMRHRHPQYDLYRALRTSGPEHAVPRAELLVDLGVLLERLRRLRDQGGIALAPDLDQAGPADVLAKALEHFASFHEGDALKEGTMGIHTGNMKLLYYYRNRLAHYGLEEALEGPRGKEQA, from the coding sequence ATGAGCGAACCCGGAGTCCTTGTCCCGAACCTGCCCGGCGCCGCGCCGCCCGGCGCTTCGCAATCCCCCAGGGCCGGCATGCCCTCGGACGTAGGGCTGCGCCTTACCCGCGAACAGCTCGAATACGTCCGCAGCGAAGTCATAAGGCGGACGGTAGAGGACCATAAAGAGTTGTGCCGTATCTCCAAGGATCTGAACCTGGAAATCCTCATCAACGATGCCGTCTACCAGGAGCAAGAGCGCTTACGCTCCGGTAAGTGGGGCAAGGACGACAAGCGCCAAGCCCGCTTCTGGGGCAACGTAGCGTCCCAATTCCATCGCGTGGACGATGCCGGGCGGGAAAAGATCCTCGAGTCCATCGCCGCCATGTACGTGGACGAGATCATGGGGTACTTCAACCCCGTGCTCCACAAATTCGCGGCCAAGGTGCTCCCCTGGGGCCTTAAGGCCCTCCTGTCCCGTTTCTCCCCGGCCTCCTTCCTCGGGTACGTGGGGAAAAGGCTCAGCCTCGAGGAGAACTTGGTCATCAGCGGGCCCATCGATCATATCCGCGCATTGTCGGATAAGGCCACCCTGATCATGACCCCCACCCACGTAAGCAACTTGGACAGCGTGTTGATCGGCCTGGGGTTGTACCAGAAACGGCTGCCGCCGTTTACCTATGGGGCCGGCCTCAATTTATTCGGCAACCCGCTCGTATCCTTTTTCCTGAACAACCTGGGCGCCTACAAGGTGGATCGGCGCAAGAAGAACGGCGTGTACAAGACGGCCCTCAAGCATTACGCCACCCTTTCCATGGAACTGGGCCAGCATAACCTGTTCTTTCCCGGGGGCACGCGCAGCCGCAGCGGCGAAGTGGAACGCAAGTTGAAGTTGGGTCTGCTGGGATGCGGAGTGAACGTCTACATCTCCAACCTCCAGGAGCAGAAGCCGAACCCGGACCTTTTCGTCGTACCCTGCGCCCTTTCCAGCGCCTTGGTGATGGAAGCCCGTTCGCTCATCGAAGAGCATTTGCAGGAAACGGGAAAGAGCCGCTATATCCGCATCCGCAGCGATTACAGCCGCCCCATGCGCGTGCTGCGCTTCTGGCGCGATCTGCAACATCTGGATTCCCGCATCCACATGCAATTCGGCGAGCCGCTGGATTTGTTCGGGAACCGCGTGGACCTGGACGGGGTGAGCCGGGACGCCCATGGGCGCCCGGTCGATCGCCGCAAGTACGTCGAAGTGGACGGCAAGCCCGAGCATGATCCGCAACGGGATCAGGAATACACCCGCGAGTTGGGACGCGCCATCCTGGATTCCTTCCGGCGCAACAACGTGGCCATGAGCACCCATGCGGCCGCCTTCGCGGCCTTCGCGGCCATGCGCCACCGGCATCCGCAATACGATCTCTACCGCGCCCTGCGCACGTCCGGGCCCGAACATGCGGTGCCCCGCGCCGAATTGCTGGTGGACCTGGGAGTCTTGCTGGAACGCTTGCGCCGGCTCCGCGATCAGGGCGGCATCGCGCTGGCCCCGGATCTGGACCAGGCCGGGCCCGCCGATGTGCTGGCGAAGGCCCTGGAGCATTTCGCCTCCTTCCACGAAGGGGACGCGCTCAAGGAAGGGACAATGGGGATCCACACGGGCAATATGAAGCTGTTGTACTATTACCGCAATCGCCTGGCCCATTACGGCCTGGAGGAGGCCCTGGAAGGGCCGCGCGGGAAGGAGCAGGCATGA
- a CDS encoding diguanylate cyclase, which translates to MEDLKKWYRAGLATRVEALKSARRELDSDGDSMASVRRIAHTLRGSGATYGFPEITESAAALEDASPEVFVDALEKLLETILGVCSASDAEDKAGILLIDDDPCITDLLRTVLDASNREVHVAATAKEAEAVLEEKRVSLILLDLILPDTDGRNFLVRLKERPATANVPVIVLSAKMGAQPKTECFALGADAYYEKPFEVETICAAVSAWLYRTEGNLRESRRDHLTGLPNRAAFREAYARNLSLAGRRGEAVSAAILDLDRFKLINDTYGHAAGDEVLRRASSVLTGALRKSDLLARWGGEEFVALFPNTALEGAGMAIRKALEALSGQEFQAPGGRTFHVTFSAGVTDVSPAWSVEEAVAEADRYLYLAKAQGRNCVLTAKDKPMLAPRSILLAVADDMISGIIKARLSREGFGIKHVTDAQTALEAIRTESFGMCILDAGLAGPAGAPLISVLRAERPARLPILLLTSLGKEKEVARGFQLGAEDYLVTPFSPLELVARVRNVLRKA; encoded by the coding sequence ATGGAAGATCTCAAGAAGTGGTACCGGGCCGGACTAGCCACGCGCGTCGAGGCGCTTAAATCCGCCCGCCGCGAACTGGACTCCGATGGCGATTCCATGGCCTCGGTCCGCCGCATCGCCCACACCTTGCGGGGCTCGGGCGCCACCTACGGTTTCCCGGAAATCACCGAATCCGCCGCCGCCCTCGAGGACGCTTCTCCCGAGGTCTTCGTCGATGCGCTGGAAAAGCTGCTGGAAACGATTCTCGGCGTCTGCTCGGCCTCCGACGCGGAGGACAAGGCAGGCATCCTCCTCATCGACGATGATCCGTGCATCACCGATCTGCTGCGTACCGTGCTGGACGCCTCCAACCGGGAAGTCCATGTGGCGGCTACGGCCAAGGAAGCCGAAGCTGTGCTGGAAGAAAAGCGCGTTTCCCTGATCCTATTGGATTTGATCCTCCCGGATACGGACGGCCGTAATTTCCTGGTGCGGCTCAAGGAACGTCCCGCCACCGCCAACGTGCCGGTCATCGTGCTTTCGGCCAAGATGGGCGCCCAGCCCAAGACGGAATGCTTCGCCCTGGGAGCGGATGCGTACTACGAAAAACCCTTCGAGGTGGAGACCATCTGCGCGGCCGTCTCCGCCTGGTTGTACCGCACCGAAGGCAATCTGCGCGAGTCGCGCCGTGACCATCTGACCGGGCTTCCCAACCGCGCCGCCTTCCGCGAGGCTTATGCCCGCAACCTTTCCCTGGCCGGCCGGCGCGGCGAAGCCGTTTCGGCGGCGATCCTGGATCTGGATCGCTTTAAGCTGATCAACGATACCTACGGCCACGCCGCCGGGGATGAAGTCCTGCGGCGGGCGTCGTCCGTGCTGACCGGGGCCCTCCGCAAGTCGGATTTGCTCGCGCGCTGGGGCGGGGAAGAGTTCGTCGCCCTGTTCCCCAACACCGCCCTGGAAGGCGCCGGCATGGCGATCCGTAAGGCCTTGGAGGCGCTCTCGGGCCAGGAATTCCAGGCTCCCGGGGGCCGTACCTTCCATGTTACCTTCTCGGCGGGAGTCACCGACGTCTCGCCCGCCTGGTCGGTCGAGGAAGCCGTCGCCGAGGCCGATCGCTACCTTTACCTCGCCAAGGCCCAAGGACGCAATTGCGTGCTGACCGCCAAGGATAAACCGATGCTCGCGCCGCGCTCAATCCTGCTGGCAGTGGCCGACGACATGATTTCGGGCATCATCAAGGCGCGCCTAAGCCGCGAGGGCTTCGGCATCAAACACGTAACCGATGCGCAAACGGCCCTGGAGGCGATCCGCACCGAGTCCTTCGGCATGTGCATCCTGGACGCCGGCTTGGCCGGCCCCGCCGGCGCGCCTCTGATTTCGGTCTTGCGCGCCGAACGCCCCGCTCGGCTTCCCATCCTCCTGCTTACCTCCTTGGGTAAGGAGAAGGAGGTGGCCCGTGGCTTCCAACTCGGCGCCGAGGACTATCTGGTGACGCCCTTCTCGCCTTTGGAACTGGTGGCCCGCGTCCGCAACGTCCTGCGCAAAGCCTAG
- a CDS encoding glycosyltransferase, with product MASRSLLILSVSAGAGHVRAAEAIRARAAEAYPDVQATHIDLMEWVPSVFRKVYAESFLYVVEKHPEIWGYLYGRSDKPPREYSKTEALRKALERLNTVRFMKLLKDLNPDHVVCTHFLPAQLLSRKIRKGVFKLPVWVAVTDFDVHRLWIHEHMAGYFAASEEVAYRMADKGVDPGIIQVTGIPIMPAFADPASGASIGGAVPSSRTTLSARTAPSSGMAPLDKAECARSLGLDPSRPVLALMAGGAGVGAGTGGGGLEATAARLLALPGDFQLVALAGRNEKLLSDLKVLAQAHPGRFFPMGFTRTIERLMKAADIAITKPGGLTASECLAMGLPMILVNPIPGQEERNADYLLENGAALKAYDGAGLEYRVRALLSDPARLAALGAKARALGKPGAAAAILDRVLGAPNGFTTADARPLPVEKPWRPAPAKTAQRM from the coding sequence ATGGCATCCCGTTCCTTGCTGATCTTAAGCGTATCGGCCGGGGCCGGGCACGTACGCGCCGCCGAGGCCATCCGCGCCCGGGCCGCCGAAGCCTATCCCGACGTGCAAGCCACCCACATCGATTTGATGGAATGGGTCCCCTCGGTCTTCCGCAAGGTCTACGCCGAATCCTTCCTTTACGTGGTGGAGAAGCATCCCGAAATCTGGGGCTATCTCTACGGCCGCAGCGATAAGCCGCCGCGGGAGTATTCCAAGACCGAGGCCCTGCGCAAGGCCTTGGAGCGTTTGAATACCGTGCGCTTCATGAAGTTGCTGAAGGACTTGAACCCCGATCACGTCGTTTGCACGCATTTCCTGCCGGCCCAATTGCTCTCCCGGAAAATCCGCAAGGGCGTATTCAAACTTCCCGTATGGGTGGCGGTAACCGATTTCGACGTGCACCGCCTCTGGATCCACGAACATATGGCGGGATACTTCGCGGCCTCGGAAGAGGTAGCCTACCGCATGGCGGACAAAGGCGTCGATCCGGGTATCATCCAAGTTACGGGGATCCCCATCATGCCGGCCTTCGCGGACCCGGCCTCCGGGGCCTCTATCGGCGGAGCGGTCCCGTCCTCAAGGACCACCCTGTCTGCAAGGACGGCCCCATCCTCTGGGATGGCCCCCCTCGACAAAGCCGAATGCGCCCGTTCGCTGGGACTTGATCCTTCCCGGCCGGTGCTGGCCTTGATGGCCGGAGGCGCGGGGGTGGGAGCGGGTACGGGCGGCGGCGGGCTGGAAGCCACCGCTGCGCGCCTTTTGGCCTTGCCCGGCGACTTCCAATTGGTGGCCCTGGCGGGACGTAACGAAAAGCTGCTGTCCGATCTCAAGGTTCTGGCGCAGGCCCATCCCGGCCGCTTCTTCCCGATGGGATTCACGCGGACCATCGAAAGGCTGATGAAGGCGGCCGATATCGCCATCACCAAACCCGGCGGCCTCACCGCCTCGGAATGCCTGGCGATGGGACTACCAATGATCCTGGTCAACCCGATTCCGGGGCAGGAAGAGCGCAATGCCGATTACCTGCTCGAGAACGGGGCCGCCTTGAAGGCCTACGACGGGGCCGGCCTGGAGTATCGCGTGCGGGCCCTGCTTTCCGATCCGGCCCGCCTGGCGGCCTTGGGGGCCAAGGCCCGCGCCTTGGGCAAACCCGGGGCGGCGGCAGCCATCCTTGATCGCGTGCTGGGGGCCCCGAACGGATTTACGACGGCCGATGCGCGGCCGCTTCCGGTCGAAAAACCATGGCGACCGGCGCCGGCGAAAACCGCTCAGAGGATGTGA
- the sfsA gene encoding DNA/RNA nuclease SfsA — translation MRFPSALIPCTLLRRYKRFLADVRFDSGEEAVVHCPNPGSMRGCAGPGWRALVSDSGNPGRKLRHTLEMVHNGSCWIGVNPALANAIAAEGIRAGLVSDLAGYTAVRREAAWGEGTRFDFLLSGGMGECYVEVKSVTLVTEDGFSAFPDAVTLRGARHVRELLAARAAGHRAVLLFVVQRGDGLKGFRAAGEIDPVYAEVLRQAHAAGLEVYAHLADVRPEAITLSADRLRLEL, via the coding sequence ATGCGATTCCCTTCCGCGCTGATCCCGTGCACGTTACTGCGGCGTTACAAGCGCTTCCTGGCGGACGTGCGTTTCGATTCCGGGGAAGAAGCCGTGGTTCATTGCCCCAATCCGGGCAGTATGCGGGGCTGCGCCGGTCCCGGATGGCGCGCCCTGGTCAGCGATAGCGGGAATCCCGGCCGCAAGTTGCGGCATACCTTGGAGATGGTCCACAACGGCAGTTGCTGGATCGGGGTGAATCCGGCCTTGGCCAATGCCATCGCCGCCGAGGGCATCCGCGCGGGGTTGGTTTCCGATCTGGCAGGCTATACGGCGGTGCGCCGGGAAGCGGCTTGGGGCGAAGGAACCCGATTCGACTTCCTCCTCTCGGGCGGGATGGGCGAATGCTATGTGGAAGTCAAGAGCGTCACGCTCGTGACGGAAGACGGCTTCAGCGCCTTCCCCGATGCCGTTACCCTCCGAGGCGCGCGGCATGTCCGCGAGTTGCTCGCCGCGCGGGCCGCCGGGCATCGCGCCGTGCTTTTATTCGTGGTGCAACGCGGGGATGGCCTTAAGGGCTTCCGGGCCGCCGGGGAAATCGATCCCGTATATGCCGAGGTCTTGCGCCAAGCCCATGCCGCCGGCTTGGAGGTCTACGCCCATCTCGCCGATGTCCGTCCCGAGGCCATCACTTTGAGCGCCGATCGGCTTCGTCTCGAGCTATAG